GGCCGTCGAGCAGCCAGAAGGGGCAGTGGTAGTGCTGCGCCCACGCTAGCAGCAGCTCGCACGCCTCAATAAACTCGGTAGTCGAGAGCGGCTGGCGCACGGTGCCATGCAGCAAAGGCGGTTGCGACTGGTACCGTACCGCGTAGTAGCAGGGTGGAGCGGGAGGCATACTGCTAAGGGTAAAATGTTTATTCTCATGAAGATACTCATTTTACCGGTTTTACTTCGCTTTGCAGCTTTAATACTTTGTCGCCATTGTCTTGCACAATCACCAGGGCCGGGTCGTCGGCCGAGCCGTTGCGGTGAATGTCGTGGCCCTTGATTTTGACGGTAATAGCTTCTTTGTGCACCGACTCGATTTTGCCGGTGGCCGTGCCGGTGCCGTACTTCCAGCTGACTTTAGTGCCCTTGCGCATGAAATGGGAGGAATAATCGTTTGGATTCTATACTGAAAAAGCCTGGTTGAAGATGTGCCCGGCTAGCCTTTGGTTCGGCCCGGGCGGGCCCGCGCCGGGGCGGGGGCCGCCGTTTCCGCCGCTTGCCCGACCTTTGCCCCATGCTGCGAGTACTTTTCCTGTGTCTGTTGGCACTTTCCGCCGTTGCCCAAACGCCCGTGGCGCCCGATAGCCGGGCCCTCTACGGCCTCATCAACCGCGCCAGTGGGCGCTGCCTCGACGTGGCCAGGGCTGCTACCACCAGCGGCGCCCCCGCCGTGCAGTGGGAGTTCACCCACGCGCCCAGCCAGCAGTGGCACCTGGTGCTTATCCGCGAAGGTGGCGAGTACTACCGCCTCGAAGCTAAGCACAGCGGCCAGTGCCTGACCCTGGAAGTGAGCGCCTTAGCCCCGAGCGGCGCCAACACACCGCTGGTGCAGCGGCCTTTTACGGGCGGCCTGGGCCAGCAGTGGCGCCTGGTGCCCACCGGCCAGGCGGGCTCGTTTCAGCTCGAAAACCGGCTCGATGGCCGCGTAGCGACCCTGGCGGTCAACGACAGATTTAATAATACGGCCATTGTGGCGGCGCGCAGCGTGGGGCGCCTCAGCCAGCAGTGGCGCCTGTTTCAGCTGCAGCTGAAGCTAGCCAGCGGGCCGCCCTACTTTGCCGCGCCCGAGCCGCTGGCGGCCGTCAACTCGCCTACGGGCAGTGAGCTGCAGCCGGTGCCCGCACCCGATGGCAAGACCTTGTATTTTACCCGCACCCGCTTTGCCGGCAACGTGGAGGGCGTGGCCGAGAGCGGCGACACTTGGCTGAGCCAGAGCACTGACCAGGGCCGCACCTGGGGCGCACCTACCCACCTCGATGCCCCGGCCGGCCTCAACACGGCCCAGAACAACGCCGTGCAGGCCGTGGTAGGTCCGGCCGCTAGCCCCGCGCTACTGGTGCGCGGCGCCTACGACGCGGCCGGCTTTCGCGATGAGGGCGTGTCGCGGGTGGCCGTCGCGGGCGGTGGCCGGCCGGTGGCGCTGCGCATTGCCGGATATTCCTCCACCAGCCCGGCCACCGGCTTTTTTATGACGCCCGACGAGAAAATCCTGCTCTTGTCATTGGAGCGCGACGACTCGCAAGGCGCTAACGACCTGTACGTGAGCCGCCCCGATGGGGCGGGCGGCTACACCGCGCCCGTGAGCCTGGGCGCGGTCGTCAACTCGCCGGGCTACGAGTTTGCGCCCTGGCTGGAGGCCGATGGCAAAACGCTGTACTTCGCTTCCTACGGCCACATGGGCTACGGCTCGGCTGATATTTTCGTGAGCCAGCGCCTCGACGAAAGCTGGACGCGCTGGAGCCAGCCCGAAAACCTGGGCCCGCGCTTCAACGGCCCCGGCTACGACGCCTTCTTCGCGCTGGGCCCCGACGGCACGGCCTACTACGCCAGCACCGGCACCAAAGACACGGCGCCCAAAAAGCTGTTTCGCACGCCGGTAGGCCCGCCGCCGGTGCCCGACTCGGCGGCCGTGGCGCAGGCGGCGGCGGCGGCCGCCAACCCGCTGGGCCAGGCGCGCGCCCTGCTCACGGGCCGCGTGCTCGATGCCCGCACCAACAAGCCGCTGGCAGGTGGCGCCGAAGTGCAGGCCCTGATGATAGGCGGCCCCATCGACTTTCGCAGCACGGCCCGGGCCGACCAGGTGGGCTTCCAGATGTCGCTAGCCCCCGGCCGCTACCGCCTGACGACTACGGCCGGCCTCCTCACCCGCATCGACACCCTGACGGTGCGGGCCGGTGAGTCGCGCCGCTACGAGCCGCGCCTCACGCCCGCCACCGTGGGCTCGCGCCTCGACCTGCCCGCCATCATCTTCACCCAGAGCCAGGCCAAGCTCCTGGGCTCGTCCTACGCCACGCTCAACACGCTGGCCAATTCGATGAAAGAGAATCCGAGCCTGGAAATCCGCCTCGAAGGCCATACCGATAACCAGGGGCCGGCCGATAAAAACCAGGTGCTCAGCGAGCAGCGCGTGGCCGAGGTGAAGCGCTACCTTGTGGGCCGGGGCGTGGCCGAAAGCCGCATCACCACCATTGGCTACGGCGGCTCGCGCCCCAAATTCAGCAACGACCGCGAGGAAACCCGCAAGCTCAACCGCCGCGTCGAGCTCGTCATTACGAAGTAGCTAGCCGGGCCCGCTACCTGTTTCAGCAGGTATGCCGGGCCGGGGGCTATGCCATCAGCAGGGCGGCGTGGCTAAGAATGCGGTAGTGCCGGGGCAGCGCGCAGGCCGGGCCGCCCCGAAGTGGCCGAGGGTGGCCGGCAGCAGGCTGAAAATGCGGTCAGCTGCAAAATAGTCTGCGCGGCGCGGCTTATCTGCTCGCCCAGGCCGCCAACAAACGAGGCAGACGCGCACTGCAGCGCCGCCTCAGCGGCGGCAATCTGGTACCTGGCCGGGTAGGCCGGTGGGCGCGTGGCCAAAATGCTGCGGCTAAACGGCCGTACCGAAAGCTACGTGCAAATACAGGCTGCCGGCCAGCTGGTAATCTTAGCGGCGGCGTGGCTAGCGTTGCGTTATTTAGTGAGAATGAGCCGGACGC
The genomic region above belongs to Hymenobacter sp. BRD128 and contains:
- a CDS encoding DUF2945 domain-containing protein, whose protein sequence is MRKGTKVSWKYGTGTATGKIESVHKEAITVKIKGHDIHRNGSADDPALVIVQDNGDKVLKLQSEVKPVK
- a CDS encoding RICIN domain-containing protein — protein: MALSAVAQTPVAPDSRALYGLINRASGRCLDVARAATTSGAPAVQWEFTHAPSQQWHLVLIREGGEYYRLEAKHSGQCLTLEVSALAPSGANTPLVQRPFTGGLGQQWRLVPTGQAGSFQLENRLDGRVATLAVNDRFNNTAIVAARSVGRLSQQWRLFQLQLKLASGPPYFAAPEPLAAVNSPTGSELQPVPAPDGKTLYFTRTRFAGNVEGVAESGDTWLSQSTDQGRTWGAPTHLDAPAGLNTAQNNAVQAVVGPAASPALLVRGAYDAAGFRDEGVSRVAVAGGGRPVALRIAGYSSTSPATGFFMTPDEKILLLSLERDDSQGANDLYVSRPDGAGGYTAPVSLGAVVNSPGYEFAPWLEADGKTLYFASYGHMGYGSADIFVSQRLDESWTRWSQPENLGPRFNGPGYDAFFALGPDGTAYYASTGTKDTAPKKLFRTPVGPPPVPDSAAVAQAAAAAANPLGQARALLTGRVLDARTNKPLAGGAEVQALMIGGPIDFRSTARADQVGFQMSLAPGRYRLTTTAGLLTRIDTLTVRAGESRRYEPRLTPATVGSRLDLPAIIFTQSQAKLLGSSYATLNTLANSMKENPSLEIRLEGHTDNQGPADKNQVLSEQRVAEVKRYLVGRGVAESRITTIGYGGSRPKFSNDREETRKLNRRVELVITK